From Oreochromis niloticus isolate F11D_XX linkage group LG15, O_niloticus_UMD_NMBU, whole genome shotgun sequence:
AaaagttggttttttttaccttgtggAGCAGCTACTAAAGAAGCTTTTTTTCACAGTGGTTTTGAGCGAGGTGATCCAGGCATTCTCAGTACCAGAGAATGCCGCACGGATGGAGGAGGCCAGAGAGAGCGCCTGCAACGACATGGGCAAGATGCTGCAGCTTGTGCTCCCTGTAGCCACCCAAATTCAACAAGAGGTTATCAAAGCCTACGGATTCAACAATGAGGGGGAAGGTGAGCTTTTTTGTATCTTAAAACTAAGAATGTGCTTGGTTTTCTTTGCTAGGTTAGAGAAAAAAGCGCAAACAgtgtactgtgaaaataagCGGCTCGCCCACTGCTGGCCTCCCATTTAGTTTTTGTAGAAAGAAAAATTATTGTAATCTCCCCGGTCTTGATATGATTAGGGATGCACTCTGTCCAAAGAGCCAACTCAAGTAGTAAGATTATCTGTGGATGTTTTTTTCAGGACAGCAGGTTCCTTTCTCTGAGTTAAAAGTACCAAGTGTAAGACATTATTTCCCTGAAGGCTTAAAACAATAGGAACTACTCTAaagttcaaataattttaagaCACTGTTCAGACTAGAACAAATGATCCCACCGGTGCTCATTAGTGCTGGCTGATATGACGCAGAGTACTCATATAATTTAATTTGGGTCTTAAATTTATGAATTGGACATTATACTACTCAAAGAAGAACGAATAAATGCTGCATTTATAAATCATATTtgtttctcatctaaatgtttcCTACCGTTTTCTATCTCTAAAGATATCACCTTAAATCTCCCACACAATGCTGTTAGAGAAACCAAACTTTGCAGGGTTTTAGTCACTTTAGATGTATACCAGTCACACATTGGAGAGATGTCTGATCAACTACCCGAGACATAAAGACAGTTATAACTAGGAGGCTTGCAACAGATTGCATAGCTCAGACAGAGGCTCGAtggaaaaataatgaaattgTTATGGGATTAGGTACAAAGACGGCAGCAGATGAGACCGCCTGAATCCACAGAGGAGCTTTAAGATGCAACAACAAAGCCAGACAGTGTCTTTAAAACACTTAATTTCCACCTACTGAGTTCATTATTATGAAAACTAATATCATCCTCACTACAGTGTCACAAACATTTGCACATCACTGTTTTTTATGGATACTAAATGACATATTTTAAATGGGCCTCAATTTttaatctcacacacacacacagggaaagttttcaaattaaacatgtccaaagttttaaataataaaatcagtGTATGTATAAGTAATCCCTGGGAGCCCAAGGCTCGGATTTAGTGTGGTCAATTCAGGCACACAGCACAGATGCCCCGCCTACTTGTGGTTTAAATTTCCTGTCTGCAAGGTGCAGCCAATCAAAAGGGAGTTGCTATAAAGGAAGACGAGTTGAAATGGAAATCTATTCTAGGAGAATCCAAAAATGTTATAAACTATAATAGATCCCTTTCAATGGAAACTTCCAGTCGGTACTGGTCATAGGCTGCATGTTATTCTGGGGAGATGATATAATTTGTCATGGTGATCATCTGCTTCCCTTTCAGGTGTCCTTAAATTTGCCCGACTGGTCAAGATGTATGAAACCCAGGACCCAGAAATCGCAGCCATGTCTGCTAAACTGAAATCTCTTCTCCTACCGCCACTTTCAACACCACCTATAGGAGGCGCCATTCCAGCTTCATAGGAAATATTACCTCCATCGATTGTTCGCAAGGATACTTCCATTTAAACTTTGGAATACAGTGCAGTTATGAGCAGATCCAGCATGCCGTCAACAGTTCTGTCTTTATGTGGAGCGGTTATTGtttaaaaacactaaatattCCAAGCAAGACAACACAACTTTTCCGGTTTTATCTCGAGTACCCTTGCTTAATTATTGCTTTTCTTTACTGTTCTgtatttatttgtcacatgttACACCATGACCACTTTCTTAACCTTAATCATTTCCTTTGATGCCATGTTTTGTACCATTTTTATATGCAGtcaaatgtctttttttgtttaaattaaaatgttttctctgaaccTGTGTGCATTGTTAATGCAGAAACTGTGCAAAAAATCCTTTCCAtttaaatgctttattattgcaGGTAATCTATATAGCAGTGTTtaccatattaaaaaaaaaaaaaaaaaaaaaaaaaaaaaatgaatcgATTACATATATACATTTCCTTAAAGGCAATTTTCCTTTTACATATAGGATTTGGGGTTAAAAGATCACTATTCCAACATATAAAATCTGAGTACATATCTACCTTATACAGCTCTTAGGCTTTGATGCATAAATACATATTGTGGCAGAAGTTGTTCAGGATAAAAATATTAGTGGAGATAAATAAAGTGACCCAGATTCTGGAACCTACACTACATTTACATTCTTCataaagtgctttttttcccccttcaccAAGGCAAACTGTGCAAAACTAGTGCAGCTGACACCCAGTTTATGTGGAAGTAGTTGTTCAGTGTGCAGTCTTTCTggcatatttatatttttgtgtctTGTGCACATTCATCGAGCTAGGTATTCAGATCCAGAATCACTACTGTGCATgtttaataatttctttttttttttttaaaaagggctcAGATAGTGAAATGCTATTTAGTTTCTTCCACGTGTTTCTGTGAAAAAGAGATTGTGCTGGTACCTAAACTTAAGTCATGAAATCCAGTATTGCCAGCGTGTTTTAGTTTGGAGAGCTGAGCTCTGTCTTGGGTCTCCGTGGTTCAGCTCCTGATTCATAGTTATAGAAATGGCAAACGAAGGAGGAAGACTTCACATCTCAAAGTGGCGGAAAATACTTTCGACATATCCCAAGACCCTCTGCCAGTCTGGTCCTTCTGCCTTCAGCATCTCCTCCACTGTCTGCCACACAAGATAAACATGAAGTTTTAAAAAGCAGATAAAGAATAACAATGTTAAAGTTGAGCTATTTGTGTAAACCACGCAAATCTGAGTTGAACAAGAAGAACAAAAATGTCTCACTAGTGTGGCAGAGATCCCGACACACTCTCCCATCTTAAAAGCAAGCTCCAGGTTTGCCTTCTGTACAAATAAAGACACGTTTTGTATGAACATTTACAGACATGaatgtgtaaatgcaaatatacTTCATAGtccttgtttttgtattttatatgaaTCTGTATGTAGGATTAAGATAGCAGATATGGACTATTCAGGTTCCACACGTATAACCATAGGTGCCATCACAAGCAATTTCCCTTTGACTCCCAGCACAGTGTCAATAGTGTTGAGGAGATAACAGGAGACAGTCTGTTACACACGGAGAGCTGTAGGAGGGTCAGAAAGGGCACCAACCCAGCAGCTGGACTTGTATCTACTCCTTTGTGTGAGAAGGAACAGAAGGAGACAGACTTCCAGCGACCTTTTGTACACGTTTCTCACCAAACTTACAGAAACTGAATCCATGGGGGTGATTTGAAGGCCCGGCGTCCTTTAGTGGGACTTGTGTCCAGCACGACGCAGCACGACACAGACCTATTGAGGCTTGCCATTTGCACCCAGTTCTCTTCAgagatgagagcaggttcacACTGAGCACATGTGAAAGAGTGTGAAGATGTAATGCTGCCAGTCATTGACTGGAGGTCTTCTCTGTTGGTCTGTGACTGTGTGGACAACCTTGTCCAGCTCTCTTCTCCGCTGTTTCCTTCACATTTGTGAGGCTATGCTGAAAGACGCAGCAAACCTTCTCGTGGCGGCACATGTGGTTGTGCCATCCTGGAGTAGCTGGACTAACTGTGCAACCTGAATAGGAACAATAGGACATTCGAAAAAGGGTATCTAGAGAATAATCGGTCAAGCCAGAGCAATAGTGGCCACCACTTGCAAAATCATTCCCATTTGTGGAGTCTTCATGTCTTCTTGTTGCCTTTCCAGTCCACCTATTGTGACTTCATTTGCACAAAAGCAGGTGAAATGGATTCACAGTGTAGAATCTGACTGGACAGATTAATATCCCTGAAGCTTTACTGACTTTGTGTTTTACTGTGTCGAGCATTGCACATTTGAGTTTACTATTCAAATTTAATCTGGTGTCTTTGGTATGCATTTGTATTTTATAGCGTATTTAATATTGTGCAGATGGAAATTAaagagtgttttcttttctcttatgATATAATTGTTTTTTGAATTTTACCTTATCAGCTGGGTTCAGGCTGTCATAGGGGATGTGAGTTGGTAAATAGGTGTGATAAACAGCACAGAACGCCAAACCATCTTCCCAGCTGCTGCTGAAGTTGGTGATCTCAATATTCTGCcacaaaacatgaaacaaagaTGCAATcgaggtgttttttttaatggcttaAAATATTTGCAATTTGTCTTAATTTAACTTGTTACAGAGAGTCACATGATTTCATAGCTCAGCAATGCTCAAGTTCTCCTCTCTGACCTTATAACCTTGAGTGCGAGTTTGGCACCAGCGCAGCAGGGAGTTTCTCCTGGAGCCGCCATGGCGCCTCAGCAGAGCACTGAAACCATCCTGAGGTCTGAAGATGGAGAAACATTTTAACTGCGAATTGCTCATTCACTGCAAACTGTTTCAGTCATTTAACCTGAGAAcacgagtggaaaaaaaaagcataatcggacaaacacacaaatcgATTCTAAAGTCATACAGATATAAAAGTCATATGGGTCAGTTTTAACTGTTTTTGGTCTAAAGAGTTGAAAACTGCCAATTGTATCAGTGtgtttttggttatttttccacaaatgCTTGCCAGCCTCTCTTTCCACGCAAAGACATCAGCATCAACTTTACCAACAATATATGAGGCTTATCAGCCACTCACTTGAAGGAATCTGAGCTTTGTTCGTCATCCTGTTTTCCTGCATCacacaaatgcagacacagTTGTAATAAACAGACTTGTAATAAAACAAGATGCTATGGTTTGGTTAACGGTGAATCGGCAGACTGAAGCACACCTGTGTAAAAGCTCGACCAGCTGTCCTGCCTCTGTAAAATTCGGTCCATCCGCCTCCCTTTTGTCGGCTCTTCTTTCTGAAACAGTTAAGTAATGGCATATTTGACATTTCATTCGACATGGGATGACATTGATCATCTCAGGGTCTCCCAGTATATCACAATAGTGTAAACGTGTTAAACCTTGCACAGTGGCAATGTTGTACTCAAGGTTTTTGAAGCCCCATTTGGATTTGAAGAATCTGTTGGAAGCGGGAGACGAGAGAGACTCCTAAAAAGATAACAATTTTGTGTTGGATTAGATTTTGTTGTAACAAGGAGACCACAGTTTGAGCTTTTATGCAGACTCACCAGGATCTCTCAGAGAGCATCACGATCTTTCTGGGATCTTTCTGTCCACGTCCGtcatctttcttcttcttcttcttctccaggGCAGTCAAGCTGCGAATGTATCCCTCTGCCACCCCTTTCCCTTTCAGCTGCACATTTTCTGACTCGCTCGTCTCCTCAGGATCACAGCCTTCTTCTGTAGCATCCACCTCTTGATTTGTTTCATGAGCTTCTGTCCCTGCTTCAGCTTCCTCTGTAACTTCAAGCATTTCCTCCTGCTTCTCCTCAGAGTCTGGTTTATCTGAATCTTCATACATTTGACCTCTGAGGGCATCGAGCTCGGCTcgatcctgctgctgctgcttctccagTTCAGCCAGTTTGCAGCAGGCGTCTTTGTGTTCAGCTCTCAGCCTCTCTAGCTCTCGGTCCGTCTCCTGCTGTTTGCTGAGGGCCTGTGCCAGCTGCTCCTTTACAGTCCTGTGGCTCTCCTGGAGTGAACCCAGAGCCTGCTCTGACTCAACACGGAGCCGGTCGGCAACAGACACGGCGACCTGCAGGTCACACTGGAACTGGTGCCACTCCAACCTCTCTGTCTGAAACcaaagaaacactgtaattgCACGTTAAGGCTTGCTCTCCGTTTGTCATTGCTACATAAATATCTGTCTACTAGTCAGTACCGTGTGACTGATTTTAAGTCTGACCTGAGCTGTAGGAATGTGAATGTTGCAATGATGTCACATGacatttaaaacagaaataattaCACAGAATTAGACAAATGCAGAACTGAATGCTGCAGGAAAACACAGTTCTGAATGCTAAATAACTAGCAGGTTCACGCCCTGAAACCTGTAGACCAACAACTCACCCTGAGCGTCTCCTTCAGGGTCTCCAGCTCTTCAACCAACTCTTCTCTTTCTGCTATCAAGTGCCTAAGCAGCTCTGACACACGagttacaaaacaaaacaactgtatCACAAATGTGTCCCTTTAAGTTACTGCATATTATGCTGCTGTTAATAATCAATTTTCCACATGACACTTAGtaggtgatgatgatggtgatatTTAAACCACTTATAACTATGATGGATAGCTCCTGGAGTCATACcaggtttttatattttacatgattggggttttttttttgccatattCCATGTTTGAGTTTCAgttgttcagtttgttttatCCTGGGACTAGACtaggtttttttcctctttaagtcagctttttttctgattggctgcttctTATAAACACAAGGTTTTAACAGCAGGTAGGTGGGGCCTTTGTGCTTATAGATACCATTGTGCTGGAGAAGACCATATTGAGGATATTGCCTCTCTTTAATATCATACAGATATAGAAGTGGAGAAAAAAACTGCCTGAAAACAAGTGTTGAGAGGAAtgtgaagcctgagctttttTGATCCTTCGCATGCAGatttcattatttgaaacttttccatgtttATTATGAGCACGTACTTCTGTAACAATATATATGTAATCTTTAAGTAGAAACACTTTCTGCTTCCTTTCTCATTTCCAGACATCTCTGATGTGTCAGTGAcagcacacttaaaaaaaacaaacaaaacaggtgATGACAGAGGGCATACCTACTGCTCCTGTGGTAATATCAGTGCTGGGCGTTAGGCCCAGTGAGGCCCTGTAGTGCTCCATTAGACTGAGTAAAACCAAGGTCATCTCCTCTCCAGCTCTCTCTGCTGTAGCCTGTGGCTCCAGCCCGCTGTCTCTGTCGTTCCAGCAAGGCTCTGAAGGCGAACCTCTGGACAAAGGCAGTGATACTGGAGTGCCCGGATTGCCCACCGCTGCCTCATTTCTCGCTGCTGCATCGCTCACGTTTGTCTCTGAGGCGGCGACGCTGTCGACGCTGATTACAGCCCATTCTGAGGGAGCCGACAGCCGCTGTGTCCACTCTGCGaatggagaggtggaggagggggtggTGCTGCCAGCTGCTGGAGGAGTTTGTGCCTTATCAGAGGAAGCTGCAGAGGATAAGGCCATGACAGTCAGCTCTGCCTGTGAGGGTGTGGTAGGAGGCGTTTGGAAGAAATCTAAAGGAGAACCTGAGAGGAGGGAAATAAAGAGGtaaaggagaaaaatggcaCTGTCCTGAGCTAAAAATCACCTGAAATCTGTTGAAAAATGTGCCGATTGCAAA
This genomic window contains:
- the grcc10 gene encoding protein C10; this encodes MVCRKKPPTFPVLRQFHSSVASLVIVFIRDMASAPAQQPTLTVEQTRVVLSEVIQAFSVPENAARMEEARESACNDMGKMLQLVLPVATQIQQEVIKAYGFNNEGEGVLKFARLVKMYETQDPEIAAMSAKLKSLLLPPLSTPPIGGAIPAS
- the LOC102080032 gene encoding cytospin-A isoform X2, with the protein product MGNHNGKDSHVPTASSDKAQTPPAAGSTTPSSTSPFAEWTQRLSAPSEWAVISVDSVAASETNVSDAAARNEAAVGNPGTPVSLPLSRGSPSEPCWNDRDSGLEPQATAERAGEEMTLVLLSLMEHYRASLGLTPSTDITTGAVELLRHLIAEREELVEELETLKETLRTERLEWHQFQCDLQVAVSVADRLRVESEQALGSLQESHRTVKEQLAQALSKQQETDRELERLRAEHKDACCKLAELEKQQQQDRAELDALRGQMYEDSDKPDSEEKQEEMLEVTEEAEAGTEAHETNQEVDATEEGCDPEETSESENVQLKGKGVAEGYIRSLTALEKKKKKKDDGRGQKDPRKIVMLSERSWSLSRLPLPTDSSNPNGASKTLSTTLPLCKKEEPTKGRRMDRILQRQDSWSSFYTGKQDDEQSSDSFKPQDGFSALLRRHGGSRRNSLLRWCQTRTQGYKNIEITNFSSSWEDGLAFCAVYHTYLPTHIPYDSLNPADKKANLELAFKMGECVGISATLTVEEMLKAEGPDWQRVLGYVESIFRHFEM
- the LOC102080032 gene encoding cytospin-A isoform X3 translates to MALSSAASSDKAQTPPAAGSTTPSSTSPFAEWTQRLSAPSEWAVISVDSVAASETNVSDAAARNEAAVGNPGTPVSLPLSRGSPSEPCWNDRDSGLEPQATAERAGEEMTLVLLSLMEHYRASLGLTPSTDITTGAVELLRHLIAEREELVEELETLKETLRTERLEWHQFQCDLQVAVSVADRLRVESEQALGSLQESHRTVKEQLAQALSKQQETDRELERLRAEHKDACCKLAELEKQQQQDRAELDALRGQMYEDSDKPDSEEKQEEMLEVTEEAEAGTEAHETNQEVDATEEGCDPEETSESENVQLKGKGVAEGYIRSLTALEKKKKKKDDGRGQKDPRKIVMLSERSWSLSRLPLPTDSSNPNGASKTLSTTLPLCKKEEPTKGRRMDRILQRQDSWSSFYTGKQDDEQSSDSFKPQDGFSALLRRHGGSRRNSLLRWCQTRTQGYKNIEITNFSSSWEDGLAFCAVYHTYLPTHIPYDSLNPADKKANLELAFKMGECVGISATLTVEEMLKAEGPDWQRVLGYVESIFRHFEM
- the LOC102080032 gene encoding cytospin-A isoform X1 — its product is MGNHNGKDSHVPTGSPLDFFQTPPTTPSQAELTVMALSSAASSDKAQTPPAAGSTTPSSTSPFAEWTQRLSAPSEWAVISVDSVAASETNVSDAAARNEAAVGNPGTPVSLPLSRGSPSEPCWNDRDSGLEPQATAERAGEEMTLVLLSLMEHYRASLGLTPSTDITTGAVELLRHLIAEREELVEELETLKETLRTERLEWHQFQCDLQVAVSVADRLRVESEQALGSLQESHRTVKEQLAQALSKQQETDRELERLRAEHKDACCKLAELEKQQQQDRAELDALRGQMYEDSDKPDSEEKQEEMLEVTEEAEAGTEAHETNQEVDATEEGCDPEETSESENVQLKGKGVAEGYIRSLTALEKKKKKKDDGRGQKDPRKIVMLSERSWSLSRLPLPTDSSNPNGASKTLSTTLPLCKKEEPTKGRRMDRILQRQDSWSSFYTGKQDDEQSSDSFKPQDGFSALLRRHGGSRRNSLLRWCQTRTQGYKNIEITNFSSSWEDGLAFCAVYHTYLPTHIPYDSLNPADKKANLELAFKMGECVGISATLTVEEMLKAEGPDWQRVLGYVESIFRHFEM